One part of the Podarcis muralis chromosome 3, rPodMur119.hap1.1, whole genome shotgun sequence genome encodes these proteins:
- the RNF146 gene encoding E3 ubiquitin-protein ligase RNF146 encodes MAGCGEIDHSINMLPTNKKTNESCSSAAPSLMVPECAICLQTCVHPVSLPCKHVFCYLCVKGASWLGKRCALCRQEIPEDFLDKPTLLSPEELKAASRGNGDYAWYYEGRNGWWQYDERTSRELEDAFSKGKKSTEMLIAGFLYVADLENMVQYRRNEHGRRRKIKRDIIDIPKKGVAGLRLDCDSNAINLARESSADGADSTPALGAAAGQPLATASVRPLPSLDGQPTSPATPSPDASTLENSFANLQINGDSMVERSHRGEGEEDHESSSSGRVPVLDTSIEETESDASSDSEDVSAQLQLPVSSAQQRHLSASQPALDRPVVGSGVGSTSVRSRRPDGQCTVTEV; translated from the coding sequence ATGGCCGGTTGCGGTGAGATCGATCACTCAATCAACATGCTTCCCACAAACAAGAAGACAAATGAATCATGTTCCAGTGCAGCACCATCTCTCATGGTCCCTGAATGTGCTATCTGTCTGCAAACATGTGTCCACCCTGTGAGTCTGCCTTGTAAACATGTCTTCTGTTATCTGTGTGTGAAAGGAGCTTCCTGGCTGGGAAAGAGATGTGCACTCTGTCGTCAGGAGATCCCGGAGGACTTTCTTGATAAGCCAACCTTACTGTCACCTGAGGAACTCAAAGCAGCCAGTAGAGGCAATGGGGATTATGCCTGGTACTATGAAGGCAGAAATGGATGGTGGCAGTATGATGAACGTACCAGTAGGGAGCTGGAAGATGCCTTTTCCAAAGGTAAAAAGAGCACTGAAATGTTAATTGCTGGGTTCTTGTATGTGGCAGATCTTGAGAACATGGTTCAGTATAGGCGAAATGAGCATGGACGTCGCAGGAAAATAAAACGGGACATAATAGATATTCCAAAGAAGGGAGTGGCTGGGCTTAGGTTGGACTGTGACTCTAATGCTATCAATCTAGCAAGAGAGAGCTCTGCTGATGGTGCAGACAGCACACCAGCTCTAGGAGCTGCTGCTGGGCAGCCTCTAGCAACTGCTTCTGTTAGACCCCTTCCTTCACTAGATGGTCAACCGACAAGCCCTGCAACGCCATCACCTGATGCAAGCACTCTAGAGAACTCTTTTGCCAACTTGCAAATAAATGGAGACAGTATGGTTGAAAGGAGCCATAGGGGTGAGGGAGAGGAAGACCATGAATCATCGTCTTCTGGTAGGGTGCCAGTTCTTGACACCTCCATTGAGGAAACAGAATCGGATGCTAGCAGCGATAGTGAGGATGTGTCTGCCCAACTTCAGTTGCCAGTATCCTCTGCTCAGCAGAGACATCTGAGTGCAAGTCAGCCAGCCTTGGATAGACCAGtggtggggagtggggtgggaagcacCAGTGTAAGGTCTAGAAGGCCTGATGGACAGTGCACAGTAACTGAAGTTTAA